In a genomic window of Candidatus Flexicrinis proximus:
- a CDS encoding dTMP kinase: MFISFEGMDGSGKTTQVSRVISELRSHGHNLLVTREPGGTEVGEQIRTILMDKANTAMTARAELLLFCASRAQLVSSVIRPHLESGGVVICDRYIDSSLAYQGYGHGLGAEAVSPVLDFATGGLVPDLTVYLDISPEEGLHRRAQAALKGEEFTRLDAMATEFHQRVYAGYAEIGRRAGRRWAPVDAAQPPDAVFEAIMTLVNLRLAAR; encoded by the coding sequence ATGTTTATCTCGTTTGAAGGCATGGACGGCAGCGGAAAAACGACCCAGGTCTCGCGTGTCATCAGCGAATTACGCTCGCACGGCCATAACCTGCTCGTCACCCGCGAACCTGGCGGCACCGAAGTCGGCGAACAAATCCGCACGATCCTCATGGATAAAGCCAATACGGCCATGACGGCGCGCGCCGAACTGCTCCTGTTCTGTGCCAGCCGCGCGCAGTTGGTCTCCAGCGTGATCCGCCCGCATCTCGAGTCGGGCGGTGTCGTGATTTGCGACCGCTATATCGATTCCTCGCTAGCCTATCAGGGTTACGGTCACGGGCTTGGCGCGGAAGCCGTCTCGCCCGTGCTGGACTTTGCCACCGGCGGGCTGGTTCCCGATCTCACGGTTTACCTGGATATCTCGCCTGAAGAAGGGCTTCACCGCCGCGCTCAGGCTGCGCTCAAAGGCGAGGAATTCACCCGTCTGGACGCCATGGCCACTGAATTCCACCAGCGCGTCTACGCTGGTTACGCCGAGATCGGCCGCCGCGCTGGCCGGCGCTGGGCGCCTGTCGACGCGGCACAACCGCCCGACGCCGTCTTCGAGGCGATCATGACGCTGGTGAATCTGCGCCTGGCTGCCCGCTAA
- a CDS encoding AAA family ATPase, translated as MSDPQVILITGIMAAGKSTVAQALAERLPRSVHLRGDIFRRMIVSGRADMSPEQSGEALQQLRLRYQLAAHSAGLYAQAGFTVVYQDVILGPILRDVVEMLASQQPTAVVVLCPRPDVVTQREAARAKKGYGAWTPDMLDHALRTDTPQIGLWLDTSALTIGQTVDAILLRLHDAVIR; from the coding sequence ATGAGCGATCCGCAGGTCATCCTTATCACCGGCATTATGGCGGCGGGTAAATCCACCGTCGCCCAGGCGCTTGCCGAACGCCTGCCGCGCAGCGTCCACCTTCGCGGCGATATCTTCCGCCGCATGATCGTCAGCGGACGCGCGGACATGTCGCCTGAACAGTCCGGAGAGGCCTTGCAGCAGCTCCGTCTCCGCTATCAACTCGCGGCGCATTCAGCAGGTCTGTACGCCCAGGCTGGCTTCACGGTGGTTTACCAGGATGTGATTCTCGGCCCGATCCTGCGCGACGTCGTCGAAATGCTGGCGTCGCAGCAGCCGACCGCTGTCGTTGTGTTGTGTCCGCGGCCCGATGTCGTCACGCAGCGCGAAGCTGCCCGTGCGAAGAAAGGCTATGGGGCATGGACGCCGGACATGCTCGACCACGCGCTCAGGACGGATACCCCGCAGATCGGCCTGTGGCTCGACACGTCCGCCCTAACGATCGGCCAGACCGTCGACGCGATTCTGCTGCGCCTGCATGACGCCGTCATTCGCTGA
- a CDS encoding glycosyltransferase family 2 protein — MHKSLSVVIPVYNGALSVGELVSQLHALLPTLAERYEIVLVEDDGRDNSWDVIEALAAAAPETVRGIRMARNFGQHNAILCGLRAATGEIIVTMDDDLQHPPDQIPLLLAEMGNGFDVVYGRPQNDNHSIFRNLASQVTKLVLQSTMGAETARNISAFRALRRHVVRAFDHYSGPTVVIDVLLTWGTRRFTAIPVRHEPRKLGVSNYTFWKLAGYAISMMTGFSTMPLRFASVTGFVMTLVGIIVLIYVFVRYVFEGSPPGFPFLASIIALFGGAQLFAIGIIGEYLARMHFRSMGKPSYVVREETSMSEDRGK, encoded by the coding sequence ATGCACAAATCACTCTCGGTGGTTATCCCGGTTTATAACGGCGCGCTGAGCGTCGGCGAGCTGGTGTCGCAGCTTCACGCGCTGCTGCCGACACTGGCCGAGCGGTACGAGATCGTGCTGGTCGAGGACGATGGCCGCGACAACAGCTGGGACGTGATCGAGGCGCTGGCGGCGGCGGCCCCGGAGACGGTGCGCGGGATCCGGATGGCGCGCAACTTCGGCCAGCATAACGCGATCCTGTGCGGGCTGCGCGCAGCGACCGGCGAGATCATCGTCACGATGGACGACGACCTGCAGCACCCCCCTGACCAGATCCCGCTGCTCCTGGCCGAGATGGGCAATGGGTTCGATGTCGTTTACGGCAGACCGCAGAACGACAACCACAGCATTTTCCGCAACCTGGCCAGCCAGGTCACCAAGCTCGTGCTGCAAAGTACGATGGGCGCGGAGACCGCACGCAACATCAGCGCGTTCCGGGCGCTGCGGCGGCATGTGGTGCGGGCATTCGACCATTACAGCGGCCCGACGGTCGTGATCGACGTGCTGCTGACGTGGGGGACACGCCGCTTCACGGCGATCCCGGTGCGGCATGAACCGCGCAAGCTGGGCGTCTCGAACTATACCTTCTGGAAGCTGGCCGGTTATGCGATCAGTATGATGACCGGCTTCAGCACGATGCCGCTGCGGTTCGCATCGGTGACCGGCTTCGTGATGACGCTGGTGGGCATCATCGTCCTGATCTATGTCTTTGTGCGCTATGTGTTCGAAGGCAGCCCGCCGGGATTCCCATTTCTGGCCTCGATCATCGCGTTGTTTGGCGGGGCGCAGTTGTTCGCGATCGGCATCATTGGCGAGTATCTGGCGCGGATGCACTTTCGCAGCATGGGCAAACCGAGCTACGTGGTGCGTGAAGAAACAAGCATGAGCGAGGATAGGGGGAAATGA
- a CDS encoding permease — MLNSAAPENARGWLWPVVTLAGLAAIAAALLTRPTAPDVTFSIFATRFLGIFIEAAPFLLLGTLVSGLLEVFVSREDIVRWIPRNAFAAPLLGAFLGFAFPVCECGVVPVTRRLFTKGLPMSAGVAFLLAAPVMNPIVLVSTYIAFGFGPVLIARYAVTAVVAISVGVVFALAANPEQTLLPASFAAKAPGGLPVVNAGVPADNKRPGLGAGLVRALQFGTDEFFDMGRYLVIGCLLAATMQMFAGQGDIQREMARLGSGPLISVITLQIIAFVLSVCSTVDAFIALAFTGTFTTGSVVAFLTFGPMIDIKSTLMFAGVFRPRTVVYLVLLPFLMTLLTGVWINLLSR; from the coding sequence GTGTTGAACTCTGCCGCTCCGGAGAATGCACGCGGTTGGCTGTGGCCGGTGGTGACGCTGGCCGGATTGGCGGCAATTGCGGCCGCCCTGCTGACCCGCCCGACCGCCCCGGATGTGACGTTTAGTATATTCGCGACGCGTTTTCTTGGCATCTTCATCGAAGCCGCGCCCTTCCTGCTGCTGGGTACGCTGGTATCCGGGCTTCTGGAAGTGTTTGTCAGCCGCGAGGATATCGTGCGCTGGATCCCCCGCAACGCCTTCGCGGCGCCACTGCTTGGGGCATTCCTGGGCTTCGCCTTTCCGGTATGCGAGTGCGGTGTCGTTCCGGTGACCCGCCGCCTGTTCACCAAAGGCCTGCCGATGTCGGCGGGAGTGGCCTTTCTGCTGGCCGCGCCGGTGATGAACCCGATCGTGCTGGTCAGCACGTATATCGCCTTTGGATTTGGGCCGGTGCTGATCGCGCGCTACGCGGTCACGGCGGTGGTCGCGATCAGCGTCGGCGTGGTGTTCGCGCTGGCGGCGAACCCGGAACAAACGCTGCTTCCGGCATCGTTCGCGGCAAAAGCGCCGGGTGGCCTACCGGTCGTCAACGCCGGTGTTCCGGCGGACAATAAACGGCCGGGCCTGGGTGCCGGCCTGGTGCGCGCGCTGCAGTTCGGGACCGACGAGTTTTTCGACATGGGGCGCTACCTGGTGATCGGCTGCCTGCTGGCTGCAACTATGCAGATGTTCGCCGGACAGGGCGACATCCAGCGTGAGATGGCCCGGCTGGGCAGCGGACCGCTGATCTCAGTGATCACGCTGCAAATCATCGCGTTCGTCCTGAGCGTGTGCAGCACAGTCGACGCGTTTATCGCGCTGGCGTTCACTGGCACGTTCACGACCGGCTCGGTGGTGGCCTTCCTGACATTTGGTCCGATGATCGACATCAAGAGTACGCTGATGTTTGCCGGGGTTTTCCGGCCGCGGACGGTAGTCTATCTGGTGCTGCTGCCCTTCCTGATGACGCTGCTAACCGGCGTCTGGATCAATTTATTGTCGAGGTGA
- a CDS encoding PD40 domain-containing protein, giving the protein MRLSRFDLTILGAAAVLIAALAASLALLRIPDQPLRIAYLAPADSGPQNIWAMIPGDPASATQLTFTEGGIFDYAPSHDGRKIAYAERDFQTNRVDLKLLDLYTGSVTPLAECGAANADCTTPAWRADGSMIAYMRRSYDDLLGGGVPKIWIIDGVNSGTPRDYPLFNDNQTTGSQPVWSADGRRLAFYEDSGRGVLVFDFNPPDESQRIKFIPADNGMTGALSPSGELLITSTLAMAGEQSIRMQLIIADLLGNNSRDLFPDGESNDGVAASWHPDGQQVAILRQYTDQTRATRGQQVYLFDVASESLAPLIVDDAFNNGSLSFSPDGEYLLVQRFQFGAFQPGIWVYALESGQLSEAVPNAFLPAWIPKPE; this is encoded by the coding sequence ATGCGACTCTCCCGTTTTGATCTCACTATTCTGGGTGCTGCCGCGGTGCTGATCGCGGCGCTAGCGGCGTCATTGGCGCTGCTGAGAATACCCGACCAACCGCTGCGGATCGCCTATCTTGCGCCGGCAGACAGCGGCCCGCAGAACATCTGGGCAATGATCCCCGGAGACCCGGCATCGGCCACGCAGCTCACGTTTACAGAAGGCGGAATCTTCGACTACGCGCCTTCGCATGACGGCCGGAAGATCGCCTACGCCGAGCGCGATTTCCAGACGAACCGCGTAGACCTCAAGCTGCTGGATCTGTATACGGGAAGCGTTACCCCGCTGGCGGAATGCGGGGCGGCAAACGCAGACTGTACTACGCCAGCCTGGCGGGCGGACGGGTCGATGATCGCTTACATGCGCCGCTCGTATGATGACCTGTTGGGCGGCGGCGTGCCGAAAATCTGGATCATCGACGGGGTGAACAGCGGCACGCCGCGGGACTATCCGCTGTTCAACGACAACCAGACGACGGGCAGCCAACCGGTCTGGAGCGCGGACGGACGGCGGCTGGCGTTCTACGAGGACAGCGGACGCGGCGTACTGGTGTTCGACTTCAACCCGCCGGACGAGTCGCAGCGTATCAAGTTCATCCCGGCCGACAACGGCATGACCGGGGCGCTGTCGCCCAGCGGCGAACTCCTGATTACCTCGACGCTGGCGATGGCGGGAGAGCAGTCGATCCGGATGCAGCTCATTATCGCCGATCTGTTGGGCAACAACTCGCGGGATTTGTTCCCGGATGGCGAGTCAAACGACGGGGTGGCGGCCTCGTGGCACCCGGACGGGCAGCAGGTGGCGATCCTGCGCCAGTATACCGACCAGACGCGGGCAACACGCGGGCAGCAGGTCTACCTGTTCGACGTTGCGAGCGAGTCCCTTGCGCCGCTGATCGTGGACGATGCATTCAACAACGGTTCGCTGTCTTTCAGCCCGGACGGGGAGTACCTGCTGGTTCAACGTTTCCAGTTCGGCGCATTCCAGCCGGGGATCTGGGTTTATGCGCTGGAGAGCGGCCAGCTCAGCGAGGCTGTCCCTAATGCATTCCTTCCCGCATGGATACCGAAGCCTGAGTAA
- a CDS encoding TIGR03943 family protein, translating to MFPTIHPMRPDRGPILAKAALLFGLAAYFALNIVTGNLSNYINTRFAWLSIIAVVLFAALGAAVLSELRGNARISHLRIRLPSLIIMAVPLVLGTLIPSRPLGAEAIEGGLQVGAASYSAADIALVAKDPLDRDVLDWSRLFVSEQSPTVFNGQAARVLGFVYKEPAFPDGTFMIGRFTLSCCVADASALGLPAYLADGVEDLAAGVWVEVEGTFQAQEFLGSQVPVLQIAKLTPTDEPEQPYLYP from the coding sequence ATGTTTCCGACTATTCACCCAATGCGTCCAGATCGCGGTCCCATTCTGGCTAAAGCGGCGCTGCTGTTCGGACTGGCCGCCTATTTTGCGCTGAATATCGTGACCGGCAACCTCAGCAATTACATCAACACGCGCTTCGCCTGGCTGAGCATAATCGCCGTCGTGCTGTTTGCCGCGCTGGGGGCAGCGGTGCTGAGCGAACTGCGCGGAAACGCCCGCATCAGCCATCTGCGCATCCGGCTGCCGTCGCTGATCATCATGGCGGTGCCGCTGGTCCTGGGGACGCTAATCCCCTCACGGCCACTGGGGGCAGAGGCCATTGAAGGCGGACTGCAGGTCGGCGCGGCCAGCTACAGCGCGGCGGACATCGCACTGGTAGCGAAAGATCCGCTTGACCGCGACGTGCTGGACTGGTCGCGGCTGTTCGTCAGCGAGCAGTCGCCTACGGTATTCAACGGGCAAGCCGCGCGAGTGCTGGGTTTCGTCTACAAGGAGCCGGCGTTCCCTGACGGCACGTTCATGATCGGACGATTCACGCTGAGCTGCTGTGTGGCTGACGCAAGCGCGCTGGGGCTGCCCGCCTATCTGGCCGATGGGGTGGAAGATCTGGCGGCCGGGGTCTGGGTTGAAGTCGAAGGCACGTTCCAGGCACAGGAATTCCTAGGCTCACAGGTTCCGGTGCTGCAGATCGCCAAACTCACCCCGACCGACGAGCCGGAGCAGCCTTACCTGTACCCCTGA
- a CDS encoding SH3 domain-containing protein produces MVTKQRLTTFALGALLLVGCLLALLFPAPASAIPLEQTVAPEVTALADYVNPYFTPSATTCNATAGFRAGDIVVLVGGVVIRYGPNASSPFIVTFEENRLFTVLDGGPVCADGINWYPITGHGVTGWASEGSRNGRRIWMTLERRAGDPLVPCLAPLNLVEGNIFEVNLNVRLRAEPSTYATTITVVPYTATIVVLEGPTCNEGYNWWRVRTRVVDVVYEGWIAESARAGGAEYVNVPRQPDCHAPLRLDIGGQARVIYNDENPKRLRSAPTVNSGIIAELIENVPLLVLGGPVCADSYNWWNVRVLSSQPFEGWLAEGGPSNWWIAPLSEFR; encoded by the coding sequence ATGGTGACGAAACAGCGATTGACGACGTTTGCGCTCGGTGCGCTGCTGCTGGTCGGATGCCTGCTGGCACTCTTGTTCCCCGCACCCGCGTCGGCCATTCCCCTGGAACAGACGGTTGCGCCGGAAGTTACAGCGCTGGCCGATTATGTAAATCCGTATTTCACCCCCTCGGCAACCACCTGCAACGCAACGGCCGGATTTCGGGCGGGGGATATCGTCGTGCTGGTGGGCGGCGTGGTCATCCGCTACGGACCGAATGCCTCATCTCCCTTCATCGTGACGTTCGAGGAGAACCGCCTGTTCACGGTACTGGACGGCGGGCCGGTCTGCGCCGATGGGATTAACTGGTATCCGATCACCGGTCACGGGGTCACAGGCTGGGCCTCGGAAGGCAGCCGCAATGGCCGCCGTATTTGGATGACTCTGGAACGCCGTGCGGGGGATCCCCTCGTGCCGTGCCTCGCGCCGCTGAACCTCGTCGAAGGCAATATCTTCGAAGTCAATCTGAATGTCCGGTTGCGCGCCGAACCCTCGACCTATGCGACCACCATTACGGTCGTGCCGTATACCGCGACGATTGTGGTGCTTGAAGGCCCGACCTGCAACGAAGGCTATAACTGGTGGCGCGTACGTACCAGGGTGGTCGATGTCGTCTACGAAGGCTGGATCGCCGAGAGCGCGCGTGCCGGCGGTGCCGAGTACGTCAACGTCCCGCGTCAGCCGGACTGTCACGCCCCGCTGCGGTTGGATATTGGCGGCCAGGCCCGGGTGATCTATAACGACGAGAATCCCAAACGGCTGCGCTCTGCGCCGACGGTCAACAGCGGCATCATCGCCGAACTGATCGAAAACGTCCCCCTGCTCGTCTTGGGCGGGCCGGTCTGCGCCGATAGCTATAACTGGTGGAATGTGCGCGTTCTGTCGTCGCAGCCGTTCGAAGGCTGGTTGGCCGAAGGCGGCCCGTCGAATTGGTGGATCGCGCCGCTCAGCGAGTTCAGATAA
- a CDS encoding 1-acyl-sn-glycerol-3-phosphate acyltransferase — MTEQQNRRRLQYPRRVFIRNMIRFAGRMIGALAARPQVIGRENLPPKGPLILVGNHIAVIEVGMMMTYTPYPLEVMAAGDIPLDPRYKWMADLWGIIPIKRGSMDRDGMNMALDVLEQGGVVGLFPEGGIWETTLRQARQGVAWLSSKANAPIVPIGFGGIEGALAAMMKFKRPRMTMNIGRQIPPIRADRPGISRKDALQEGADMVMDRIAELIPEDERRIRTQPYIGETFNFQMNLTAPDGTPIPIPAEVEIVDKRGLSKLFHRPVMMDVFNRNLKLPVKSLVYLRRPSKVTDIRDAVQAVLGYLSTNPYFFHYRFGHDEGEAMMRGLKQLEASATWMAEHYPSASLRLRPIRRYVLVDTNEEVEEDAPIGEMHEM, encoded by the coding sequence ATGACTGAGCAGCAAAACCGTCGTCGTTTACAGTATCCGCGTCGCGTGTTCATCCGCAACATGATTCGCTTTGCCGGCCGTATGATCGGCGCGTTGGCCGCGCGGCCACAAGTGATCGGTCGCGAGAACCTGCCGCCCAAGGGGCCGCTGATCCTGGTCGGTAACCACATCGCCGTCATTGAAGTCGGCATGATGATGACCTATACGCCTTATCCGCTGGAAGTCATGGCCGCCGGTGATATCCCGCTCGACCCGCGCTATAAGTGGATGGCCGACTTGTGGGGCATTATCCCGATCAAGCGCGGCAGTATGGATCGCGATGGCATGAATATGGCGCTCGACGTGTTGGAGCAGGGTGGCGTCGTCGGTCTGTTCCCCGAAGGCGGTATCTGGGAGACGACCCTGCGCCAGGCGCGCCAGGGTGTTGCCTGGCTGTCCAGCAAAGCCAACGCTCCGATCGTCCCGATTGGCTTTGGCGGCATCGAAGGCGCACTCGCCGCGATGATGAAGTTCAAGCGCCCGCGCATGACCATGAACATCGGCCGCCAGATCCCTCCGATCCGTGCCGACCGCCCCGGCATCTCGCGTAAGGATGCCTTACAAGAGGGTGCGGACATGGTGATGGATCGTATCGCTGAACTCATCCCGGAAGACGAACGCCGTATCCGCACACAGCCTTACATCGGCGAAACCTTCAATTTCCAGATGAACCTGACCGCCCCGGATGGGACGCCCATTCCCATCCCGGCGGAAGTCGAGATCGTCGACAAGCGCGGCCTGAGCAAGCTCTTTCATCGTCCCGTGATGATGGACGTATTCAACCGCAATCTGAAACTTCCCGTGAAATCACTGGTGTATCTGCGCCGCCCGTCGAAAGTCACCGACATCCGCGACGCGGTCCAGGCCGTTCTGGGCTACCTGTCCACTAATCCGTACTTCTTCCATTACCGCTTCGGCCACGACGAGGGCGAAGCGATGATGCGCGGCCTGAAGCAGCTTGAGGCATCGGCCACCTGGATGGCTGAACACTATCCGAGTGCCAGCCTGCGCCTGCGTCCGATCCGCCGTTACGTCCTGGTCGATACCAACGAGGAAGTCGAAGAAGACGCGCCGATTGGCGAAATGCACGAGATGTAG